A section of the Malus sylvestris chromosome 17, drMalSylv7.2, whole genome shotgun sequence genome encodes:
- the LOC126612522 gene encoding uncharacterized protein LOC126612522: MYEGAKTAVRTHEGQTESFPITVGLHQGSSLSPYLFALVMDELTGHIQDDIPWCMLFADDIVLIDETQEGVNAKLNLWREVLESKGLRLSRSKTEYMECKFSANGGQNELGVRIGDQEIPKSDRFRYLGSILQKNGELDGDLNHRIQAGWMKWKSASGVLCDRRMPLKLKGKFYRTAIRPAMLYGTECWAVKHQHVHKMGVAEMRMLRWMCGHTRNDKIRNEDIRGKVGVAEIEGKMRENRLRWFGHVQRRPTDAPIRRCDYETEVQGRRGRGRPRKTLEETLRKDLEYLDLTKDMTQDRAQWRSKIHIADPTQ, translated from the coding sequence atgtatgaaggagcaaagactgccgtaagaactcatgaaggacaaaccgaaagctttcccataactgtaggattacatcaaggctcatccttaagtccttacctttttgcgttggtaatggatgagttaacaggacatattcaagatgatattccttggtgtatgcttttcgcagacgatatagtgttgatagatgaaactcaggaaggggtaaatgcaaagcttaacctttggagagaagtgttggaatctaaaggtcttcgcctaagccgatcaaagacagaatatatggagtgcaagttcagtgcaaatggaggccaaaacgagttaggggtgaggatcggagatcaagaaataccaaagagcgaccgttttcgttacctaggatctatcttgcaaaagaacggagaattagatggagatctcaaccatagaatacaagctggatggatgaagtggaagagtgcatctggcgtgttgtgtgaccgccgtatgccactgaagctcaagggaaaattttataggacggcaataaggccggcgatgctgtatggcacagaatgttgggcggtgaaacatcaacacgtacacaaaatgggtgtagcggagatgaggatgcttcgttggatgtgtgggcacacgagaaatgataagattaggaatgaggatatccgcggtaaagtaggagtagccgaaattgaaggaaagatgagagaaaatcggttacggtggtttggacatgtgcaaagaaggcctactgacgctccgattagaagatgcgactatgagacagaggttcagggccgaaggggtagaggaagacctaggaaaactttggaagagactctaagaaaagacttagagtacttggatctaacgaaggacatgacacaggatcgagcacaatggcgttctaagattcatatagccgatcccactcagtga